One Eurosta solidaginis isolate ZX-2024a chromosome 5, ASM4086904v1, whole genome shotgun sequence DNA segment encodes these proteins:
- the LOC137254110 gene encoding armadillo repeat-containing protein 8-like, protein MWTISQEANWDELKYVISNGDGVECRDALIQIKDAVIGSNKQKGALISHELVPVIINSCIDQDQSPDRKMDALVILGSLAKGSEEQVEMLVKQYNVVPYLLKEITSKSNSKKCVETCLSTLRSIFEHPCAPKKDFFADADVLKHFLRLASANSSLKTQICITSILLSVCQTNEDQLRLLQAGTLHILARIICYDDEDIQIPALRCLACMCYSNRSVADNICVTSFQGRSLPDILNSLMSRLFCPEIQLTAARCLTYVYRSGTLPSTDNRISQKALPTLARLCAENFDHSIRASASETLAYLIEVDSELQRTAAITNHLLKSLSHLLQSEDPSVKQAALCCFASLGANDEAIRKRLMDTYGLINAILNGLKDNNTQVKLAAIRCLHSLSRSVQQLRTTFQDYTIWEPLMEIFATETSIDYLISITSTICNLLLEFSPSKEPIINAGIIDKLCQFTLHEDPSLRLNSVWALMNLSFQSELFVKTDIINTLGIKRILELLNDTDTKIVMKTLGLLRNLLSKTHHVEIIMNTHASQILEAINKLLESQQSAESKEQALCIIGNIAAEAENADYIIIDNKIMKHLAEFLFHSDRKVQAGAVHAISNLVHRKDSWSMEKYSRLSESNIIKNVYELNKKTIRNKSQCEDYISRTLKKIVIQCKHFYPEILQ, encoded by the exons ATGTGGACAATATCTCAGGAAGCAAATTGGGATGAGTTGAAATATGTAATCTCGAATGGTGATGGAGTAGAATGCCGAGACGCATTGATACAAATAAAAGATGCGGTCATTGGAAGTAACAAACAGAAAGGTGCACTCATCTCGCACGAACTGGTTCCTGTCATAATCAATAGTTGCATTGATCAAGATCAAAGCCCAGACCGCAAAATGGATGCACTTGTCATCTTAG GCTCCTTGGCGAAAGGTTCGGAAGAGCAAGTTGAAATGTTGGTTAAACAATATAATGTCGTACCATACTTGCTAAAGGAAATTACTTCAAAAAGTAATAGTAAAAAATGTGTTGAAACATGCCTCAGTACGTTACGTTCGATATTTGAACATCCGTGTGCACCTAAAAAGGATTTTTTTGCAGATGCAGATGTGCTGAAACATTTTTTAC GTTTAGCTTCGGCCAATAGTTCATTGAAAACTCAAATTTGTATTACAAGTATACTTCTTTCCGTCTGTCAAACAAATGAAGATCAACTGCGCCTTTTGCAAGCTGGCACTCTGCATATTTTAGCTCGAATTATTTGCTATGATGATGAAGATATACAAATACCGGCGTTACGGTGCCTAGCCTGCATGTGCTATTCAAATCGTTCGGTAGCGGATAATATATGTGTTACAAG TTTTCAGGGCAGATCCTTGCCAGATATCCTAAATTCGTTAATGTCGAGACTTTTTTGTCCAGAAATACAATTGACTGCGGCTAGATGCTTAACTTATGTTTATAGATCGGGTACTCTACCATCAACAGACAACAGAATATCGCAAAAAGCTTTGCCAACTTTAGCGAGACTATGCGCTGAAAATTTTGATCATTCAATAAGAGCTTCTGCTTCAGAGACGCTTGCATATCTAATAGAG GTTGATTCAGAATTACAGCGCACCGCAGCCATAACAAATCATTTGCTAAAGTCTTTATCACATTTACTACAAAGTGAAGACCCGTCAGTTAAACAAGCAGCTCTGTGTTGCTTTGCGTCATTGGGTGCAAATGATGAGGCGATTCGTAAACGTTTAATGGATACATATGGCTTAATAAATGCTATATTAAATGGCCTAAAAGATAATAATACACAG GTCAAACTAGCTGCGATTAGATGCCTGCATTCATTATCAAGATCTGTACAGCAATTACGTACCACCTTTCAa GATTATACAATTTGGGAGCCTTTAATGGAAATATTTGCAACCGAAACTTCGATCGATTATCTAATTTCCATTACTTCAACCATATGCAATCTTCTGTTAGAGTTTTCACCATCTAAGGAACCTATTATAAATGCTGGCATTATTGATAAATTATGCCAGTTTACATTGCATGAAGATCCCTCACTTAGATTAAATAGCGTATGGGCTTTAATGAATTTGTCGTTTCAGTCtgaattatttgtaaaaaccgaTATTATAAATACATTAGGAATAAAACGTATCTTGGAATTGCTGAACGATACCGATACAAAGATTGTGATGAAAACATTAGGGCTGTTAAGAAATCTACTGAGTAAAACTCATCATGTTGAAATAATAATGAATACGCATGCGTCACAAATACTCGAAGCTATAAATAAGCTACTAGAGTCTCAACAATCAGCCGAAAGTAAAGAACAAGCATTATGTATTATTGGCAACATTGCAGCTGAGGCCGAGAATGCTGATTATATAATAATTGATAACAAAATCATGAAGCACTTGGCCGAATTTTTG TTTCATTCAGATAGAAAAGTGCAGGCGGGCGCTGTTCACGCAATTTCCAATCTTGTGCATAGGAAGGATTCGTGGTCTATGGAAAAGTATTCGCGCCTAAGCGAatcaaatattattaaaaatgtttatgaaTTAAATAAGAAAACTATACGAAACAAATCACAATGTGAAGATTATATAAGCAGAACTTTAAAGAAAATTGTTATACAATGTAAACATTTCTACCCGGAGATTTTGCagtaa